The Streptomyces europaeiscabiei genome window below encodes:
- a CDS encoding zf-HC2 domain-containing protein has product MSPGDQGNGLGGASGSGPTGPRGGGDEPARPPRIPLPRTSVEDTGLPLPDPTPTPLVLEHRVLKALLGAWALAACSAEEALAVEEHLGECGACADEARRLREAVGLLHPPESLDLDPALRTQVLDVCLNRRPPRIPVPRWAAPYDAETARLDALLQDIGTADWHAPVRLRWFEGVGPVSRRTTVAGVIAHLLTVDGLVAAALGLEDPLGGLETGGSGPVDGTPAARTEAYWKASHFPPTRALRAPWRQQSHDIVRTTSFTGGGGQDDSDNPGRPAVSYGGFALPLRDAMLDRAFECWIHAEDIAEAVDYPYEPPSGRHLHGMIDLAARMLPVSLAERRRTGLASPPPPGRHLVPAGTPGRSLRLEIEGSGGGEWLIPLDSPAALGSADHEVAHVALDGVEFCRLAAGHVPPEEAAAGQGGDREAIRDVLFAAAALSRM; this is encoded by the coding sequence GTGAGTCCCGGCGACCAGGGGAACGGTCTCGGTGGAGCCTCGGGATCCGGGCCCACCGGGCCACGGGGCGGCGGCGACGAGCCGGCCAGGCCGCCGCGCATACCGCTGCCGCGTACCTCCGTGGAGGACACCGGGTTGCCGTTGCCGGACCCCACCCCCACTCCCCTCGTGCTGGAGCACCGCGTACTCAAGGCGCTGCTCGGGGCCTGGGCGCTGGCGGCCTGTTCGGCTGAGGAGGCGCTGGCCGTCGAGGAGCACCTCGGGGAGTGCGGGGCGTGCGCGGACGAGGCGCGGCGGCTGCGGGAGGCCGTGGGGCTGCTGCACCCGCCGGAGAGCCTCGACCTGGACCCCGCCCTGCGCACCCAGGTGCTGGACGTCTGTCTGAACCGCCGCCCGCCGCGCATCCCGGTACCGCGCTGGGCCGCCCCGTACGACGCGGAGACGGCCCGGCTGGACGCGCTGCTGCAGGACATCGGGACCGCCGACTGGCACGCACCCGTGCGGCTGCGCTGGTTCGAGGGTGTGGGACCGGTGAGCCGTCGTACGACCGTCGCCGGGGTCATCGCCCACCTGCTCACCGTGGACGGGCTCGTCGCGGCCGCGCTCGGCCTGGAAGACCCGCTCGGCGGGCTGGAGACCGGCGGGTCGGGGCCCGTCGACGGCACCCCGGCGGCGCGCACCGAGGCGTACTGGAAGGCGTCCCACTTCCCGCCCACCCGTGCGCTCCGCGCGCCCTGGCGGCAGCAGAGTCACGACATCGTCCGCACGACGTCGTTCACGGGCGGCGGCGGCCAGGACGACTCAGACAACCCGGGGCGTCCGGCGGTCTCGTACGGCGGCTTCGCGCTGCCCCTCCGGGACGCGATGCTGGACCGGGCGTTCGAGTGCTGGATCCACGCGGAGGACATCGCGGAGGCCGTGGACTACCCGTACGAGCCGCCCTCCGGCCGCCATCTGCACGGCATGATCGACCTGGCGGCCCGCATGCTGCCCGTGTCCCTGGCCGAGCGCCGCCGGACCGGGCTGGCGTCCCCGCCCCCGCCCGGCCGTCACCTCGTACCGGCCGGGACCCCCGGCCGCAGCCTCCGTCTGGAGATCGAGGGATCCGGCGGCGGCGAGTGGCTCATCCCTCTCGACTCCCCCGCGGCCCTCGGCTCCGCCGACCACGAGGTGGCCCACGTGGCCCTGGACGGCGTCGAGTTCTGCCGCCTGGCCGCCGGACACGTCCCTCCGGAGGAGGCCGCGGCAGGTCAGGGCGGCGACCGGGAGGCGATCAGGGACGTACTGTTCGCGGCGGCGGCGTTGAGCCGGATGTGA
- a CDS encoding ABC transporter substrate-binding protein → MTGFRARRTPLSTDLPQGLAKRLVRATTLAACASLVAGCGVIPGTTGGTGDGPVTVMTWAPEKTSATNKPGMPAMAKAYARWVNANGGINGRELKILTCNDRNETVTAAKCAHRAVDENVVAVVGSYSQHGRSYLAPLESAGIPYIGGYGVTDDEFGSALSYPVNGGQASLMAGLGEQLAEACGPVALVRPDSIAGDQLPLLLDSGLRSGGHDGSEDQLAAEDATQYGEHAREALRRASTDPAAKGCVVPALGDRTFTFMDSFRRDREDYPGVRTGTVLGSVDQTVIDATGGRSGPYEGAYVTGWYPVETDERWDRMKEVIREHAFDDNRIDPADPGVQTTWIAYTVLTAAVETIGGSEVTSQAIRHVLDNGLKVTTGGLTPPLRWRFEDLIASAGFPRLINPDVTFQVVRKGRLVAARRGFVNVETTLVEADS, encoded by the coding sequence ATGACTGGCTTCCGGGCACGACGGACCCCCCTGTCCACAGACCTCCCCCAAGGGCTCGCCAAACGCCTGGTCAGGGCCACCACGCTGGCGGCGTGTGCCTCACTCGTCGCCGGGTGCGGGGTCATCCCCGGTACCACGGGGGGTACCGGGGACGGCCCCGTCACCGTCATGACCTGGGCCCCGGAGAAGACGTCCGCCACCAACAAGCCCGGCATGCCCGCCATGGCGAAGGCGTACGCCCGCTGGGTCAACGCCAACGGTGGCATCAACGGCCGCGAGCTGAAGATCCTGACCTGCAACGACCGCAACGAGACCGTGACCGCCGCGAAGTGCGCCCACCGCGCCGTCGACGAGAACGTCGTCGCCGTCGTCGGGTCCTACAGCCAGCACGGCCGTTCCTACCTCGCCCCGCTGGAGTCCGCGGGCATCCCGTACATCGGCGGCTACGGCGTCACCGACGACGAGTTCGGCAGCGCGCTGTCCTACCCGGTCAACGGCGGCCAGGCCTCTCTCATGGCGGGCCTCGGCGAGCAGCTCGCCGAGGCCTGCGGCCCGGTCGCCCTCGTACGCCCCGACTCGATAGCCGGCGACCAGCTGCCGCTGCTGCTGGACTCGGGGCTGCGGTCCGGGGGCCACGACGGGTCCGAGGACCAGCTGGCGGCCGAGGACGCGACCCAGTACGGGGAACACGCCCGGGAGGCGCTGCGGCGGGCCAGCACCGACCCGGCCGCGAAGGGGTGCGTCGTCCCCGCACTGGGCGACCGCACCTTCACCTTCATGGACTCCTTCCGCCGGGACCGCGAGGACTACCCGGGCGTCCGCACCGGGACCGTCCTCGGCAGCGTCGACCAGACGGTGATCGACGCGACCGGTGGCAGGTCGGGGCCGTACGAGGGGGCGTACGTCACCGGCTGGTACCCGGTGGAGACCGATGAGCGGTGGGATCGGATGAAGGAGGTGATCCGGGAGCACGCGTTCGACGACAACCGGATCGACCCGGCGGACCCGGGTGTGCAGACCACGTGGATCGCGTACACCGTGCTGACGGCCGCCGTGGAGACGATCGGCGGGAGCGAGGTGACCTCCCAGGCGATCCGCCACGTCCTCGACAACGGCCTGAAGGTCACCACGGGCGGCCTCACCCCACCCCTCCGCTGGCGCTTCGAAGACCTCATCGCCTCCGCCGGCTTCCCCCGCCTCATCAACCCCGACGTCACCTTCCAGGTCGTCCGCAAGGGCCGGCTCGTCGCCGCCCGACGGGGGTTCGTGAACGTGGAGACGACACTGGTGGAGGCGGACAGCTGA
- a CDS encoding sigma-70 family RNA polymerase sigma factor — protein MATKDAPPRWDRKMQQRLARGEAAALGELYDRFASLVHGLAHRVLGDERGADRITREVFLQLWENPEAYEPKHGPLRSWVAALTHRLAVQRLHATETAALARGGEGTAEDLERKVHHASVAARADYIVQAMPTPLRAALELAYFQRRDYRQTATDLGVTEDEARRRLRLGLQLLSTAHDTRPSGTPPEPGGTA, from the coding sequence ATGGCGACGAAGGACGCACCGCCCCGCTGGGACCGCAAGATGCAGCAGCGGCTGGCGCGCGGCGAGGCGGCGGCCCTCGGTGAGCTGTACGACCGGTTCGCGTCCCTCGTGCACGGGCTCGCCCACCGCGTCCTCGGCGACGAGCGGGGCGCCGACCGCATCACCCGCGAGGTGTTCCTCCAGCTCTGGGAGAACCCCGAGGCGTACGAACCCAAGCACGGCCCTCTGCGTTCCTGGGTGGCGGCGCTGACCCACCGCCTGGCCGTGCAGCGGCTGCACGCCACGGAGACCGCCGCGCTCGCCCGGGGCGGCGAGGGCACCGCGGAGGATCTGGAGCGCAAGGTCCACCACGCGTCGGTCGCGGCCCGCGCCGACTACATAGTGCAGGCGATGCCCACGCCGTTGCGGGCCGCCCTGGAGCTGGCGTACTTCCAGCGCCGCGACTACCGACAGACCGCCACCGACCTCGGCGTCACCGAGGACGAGGCCCGCCGGCGCCTCCGCCTCGGCCTCCAGCTCCTGTCCACCGCCCACGACACCCGCCCCTCCGGCACCCCGCCCGAACCCGGGGGTACGGCGTGA
- a CDS encoding STAS domain-containing protein, giving the protein MAVTFEVTDGEQGEQGEWAVLHVSGEMDLVTSPLLRQRVHEAVADGRRSLVLDLSGVVFCDSSGVGVLVATRRLMRSCRGRLRLILPADGHAGGGPSEGAHVNRVLAALGVRRLFDVHPDVPSAVAPESDEEADPLSA; this is encoded by the coding sequence ATCGCGGTGACGTTCGAAGTGACCGACGGCGAGCAGGGCGAACAAGGCGAGTGGGCCGTGCTGCACGTGTCCGGAGAGATGGATCTGGTGACGTCGCCCCTGCTCCGCCAGCGGGTGCACGAGGCGGTGGCCGACGGTCGCCGAAGTCTCGTCCTCGACCTCTCCGGAGTCGTCTTCTGCGACTCCAGCGGCGTGGGAGTCCTGGTCGCCACCCGGCGCCTCATGCGTTCCTGCCGGGGACGGCTCCGGCTGATCCTCCCCGCCGACGGCCACGCGGGCGGTGGCCCCTCCGAGGGTGCGCACGTCAACCGTGTCCTCGCCGCTCTGGGCGTGCGCCGCCTCTTCGACGTCCACCCCGACGTCCCCTCGGCGGTCGCTCCGGAGTCCGACGAGGAGGCCGACCCCCTGTCGGCCTGA
- a CDS encoding bifunctional DNA primase/polymerase: MTARVVFIVEETIAGPEAAQIPKQRGESLLDTAVRYTEERHWDVFPGTWLEAVDGTQQCSCGNPACATPGAHPAREDWATQATGSATVARRLWSKQPTASILLPTGRTFDTIDVPETAGLLALARMERMELTLGPVTWTPDRRMHFFVLPGASVKVPDLVRKLGWSPLVLDLKALGEGEYVAAPPTRYGSRGAVQWARRPTPANRWLPDAEELISPLSYACGRDGRR; the protein is encoded by the coding sequence ATGACCGCTAGAGTTGTGTTCATCGTGGAAGAGACCATCGCGGGCCCTGAAGCTGCCCAAATCCCGAAGCAGCGCGGCGAATCGCTGCTGGACACCGCCGTTCGATACACCGAAGAGCGCCACTGGGACGTGTTCCCCGGCACATGGCTGGAAGCCGTCGACGGGACGCAGCAGTGCTCCTGCGGCAACCCGGCGTGCGCCACCCCCGGCGCGCACCCGGCGCGCGAGGACTGGGCGACCCAGGCGACAGGCAGTGCGACCGTCGCACGCCGCCTGTGGTCGAAGCAGCCCACCGCCTCGATCCTGCTGCCGACCGGCCGTACGTTCGACACCATCGACGTTCCCGAGACCGCCGGCCTGCTGGCGCTGGCCCGCATGGAACGCATGGAACTGACGCTCGGGCCGGTGACCTGGACGCCGGATCGCCGGATGCACTTCTTCGTGCTGCCCGGCGCCTCCGTCAAGGTCCCCGACCTCGTACGGAAACTGGGCTGGTCGCCGCTGGTACTCGACCTCAAGGCGTTGGGTGAGGGCGAGTACGTGGCGGCTCCGCCGACGCGGTACGGGTCGCGGGGGGCCGTGCAGTGGGCCCGACGGCCCACGCCGGCGAACCGGTGGCTGCCGGACGCGGAGGAGTTGATCTCGCCGCTCTCCTACGCGTGCGGGCGGGACGGGCGCCGGTAG
- a CDS encoding transcriptional regulator — protein MAARPLVARQPNERLQALIQEAGCSNAGLARRVNMCGAEHGLDLRYDKTSVARWLRGQQPRGRAPAIIAEALGRKLGRTVTIDEIGMANGKNLASGVGLQFSPTVLGAIEQVCELWRSDVGRRDFLSGSSVAASALVEPSRDWLISAPDSQVARSAGPRVGSADVAAVGAMTQALVDLDHQYGSGHVRPVVVHYLNSVVSGLLAGSYRESVGRELFAAVARLTELAGYMAVDTGQPGLAQRYYIQALRLAQAAGDRAYGGYVLAASMSHLAAQLGNPREIAQLARAAQEGARGRATPRAESMFHAAEARGHALMGDARAAQAAAGRAVEALEGADPFSGDDPAWIKHFDEAYLADELAHCHRDLGQAEAAARRAEESLAKHPQSRARRRAIGYVLLATAQVQQREVEQACHTGTKAVELLGSLRSNRGAEYLEDFQQRLEPFREEAVVREFGARMELQAA, from the coding sequence ATGGCCGCAAGGCCGCTCGTCGCCAGGCAGCCGAACGAACGCCTGCAGGCGCTCATCCAGGAAGCGGGTTGCTCCAACGCCGGGCTGGCCCGGCGGGTCAACATGTGCGGCGCGGAGCACGGTCTGGATCTCCGCTACGACAAGACGTCCGTGGCGCGCTGGCTGCGTGGACAGCAGCCTCGGGGCCGGGCGCCCGCGATCATCGCCGAGGCCCTGGGCCGCAAACTGGGCCGGACGGTCACGATCGACGAGATCGGCATGGCCAACGGCAAGAACCTCGCGTCCGGTGTCGGCCTCCAGTTCTCACCGACGGTGCTGGGAGCGATCGAGCAGGTCTGCGAGCTGTGGCGCAGCGACGTGGGGAGGCGGGACTTCCTCTCCGGGTCGTCCGTCGCGGCCTCCGCGCTCGTCGAGCCCAGCCGCGACTGGCTGATCTCCGCGCCGGACTCCCAGGTGGCCCGCTCGGCGGGGCCCCGGGTCGGGTCGGCCGACGTGGCGGCCGTGGGCGCGATGACCCAGGCGCTCGTCGACCTCGACCACCAGTACGGCAGCGGGCATGTGCGGCCGGTCGTCGTGCACTACCTCAACAGCGTCGTCTCGGGGCTGCTGGCCGGCTCCTACCGGGAGTCGGTGGGGAGGGAGTTGTTCGCCGCGGTCGCCCGGCTGACCGAACTCGCCGGGTACATGGCCGTCGACACCGGACAACCCGGCCTCGCCCAGCGGTACTACATCCAGGCGCTCCGCCTCGCCCAGGCAGCCGGCGACCGAGCGTACGGCGGTTACGTCCTCGCCGCGTCCATGAGCCACCTCGCCGCGCAGCTCGGAAACCCGCGTGAGATCGCACAGTTGGCGCGCGCGGCGCAGGAAGGGGCGCGGGGGCGGGCCACACCGCGTGCGGAGTCGATGTTCCACGCGGCGGAGGCGCGCGGGCACGCGCTGATGGGCGACGCGCGCGCCGCGCAGGCGGCCGCGGGGCGGGCCGTGGAGGCGCTGGAGGGCGCGGACCCCTTCTCCGGGGACGACCCGGCGTGGATCAAGCACTTCGACGAGGCCTATCTCGCCGACGAGTTGGCGCACTGCCATCGGGATCTGGGGCAGGCGGAGGCGGCGGCGCGGCGGGCCGAGGAGTCGCTGGCGAAGCATCCGCAGTCGCGGGCCCGGCGGCGGGCGATCGGGTATGTGCTGCTCGCCACGGCACAGGTGCAGCAGCGGGAGGTGGAACAGGCCTGCCACACGGGGACGAAGGCGGTGGAGCTGCTGGGGTCGCTCCGGTCGAACCGGGGGGCCGAGTATCTGGAGGACTTCCAGCAGCGGCTGGAGCCGTTCAGGGAGGAGGCGGTGGTCAGGGAGTTCGGGGCGCGAATGGAGTTGCAGGCTGCGTAG
- a CDS encoding class I adenylate-forming enzyme family protein has product MNDTAHALGTSHTLWELLVRRAELTPDRPVLLQDDRTLSFGELRTRAERVAAGLYDMGVRPGTVVAWQLPTRIETALLSFALARLGAVQSPVIPFYRDREVGFALRESKADFFAVPGEWRGFDHTEMARRLEARGIFEAYDHLPDGDPVVLPAPPADGTSVRWIYWTSGTTSDPKGVLHTDRSLIAGGSCLAHALRLSQEDVGSIAFPYAHIGGPDYMVMLLLYGFPAVLFEHFALPAALEGYRKHGVTVAGGSTAFYSMFLAEQRKQPGVPVVPTLRLLAGGGAPKPPEIYHSVVREMGVQLTHGYGMTEVPMITMGAPDDSVENLATTEGRPPAGMEIRIAEDGEVRLRGEAVCRGYLDPAQSAAAFDADGFFVTGDLGQVTDSGHLVLTGRLKDVIIRKGENISAKEIEDLLHRHPAVQDVAVIGLPDAERGERVCAVVEQPPGADPLTLTDVTDWLRAEGLSVHKLPEQVELVDALPRNETLRKVLKYKLRERYS; this is encoded by the coding sequence GTGAACGACACCGCCCACGCACTCGGCACGTCCCACACCCTCTGGGAGCTCCTCGTCCGCCGCGCCGAGCTCACGCCCGACCGGCCCGTCCTCCTCCAGGACGACCGCACGCTGAGCTTCGGCGAGCTGCGCACCCGCGCCGAGCGGGTGGCGGCCGGGCTGTACGACATGGGCGTACGCCCCGGCACGGTCGTCGCCTGGCAGCTGCCCACCCGCATCGAGACGGCCCTGCTCTCCTTCGCCCTGGCCCGCCTCGGCGCCGTCCAGTCCCCGGTCATCCCCTTCTACCGCGATCGCGAGGTCGGCTTCGCGCTCCGGGAGTCGAAGGCGGACTTCTTCGCGGTGCCGGGCGAGTGGCGGGGCTTCGACCACACGGAGATGGCGCGGCGCCTGGAGGCACGGGGGATCTTCGAGGCGTACGACCACCTCCCGGACGGCGATCCCGTGGTGCTCCCCGCCCCGCCGGCCGACGGCACCTCCGTCCGCTGGATCTACTGGACCTCGGGTACCACCTCCGACCCCAAGGGCGTCCTCCACACGGACCGTTCGCTGATCGCGGGCGGATCCTGCCTCGCCCACGCGCTCCGGCTCAGCCAGGAGGACGTCGGCTCGATCGCCTTCCCGTACGCGCACATAGGCGGCCCGGACTACATGGTGATGCTCCTGCTGTACGGCTTCCCGGCGGTGTTGTTCGAGCACTTCGCGCTGCCGGCCGCGTTGGAGGGCTACCGCAAGCACGGGGTGACGGTGGCGGGCGGGTCGACGGCGTTCTACTCGATGTTCCTGGCCGAGCAGCGCAAACAGCCCGGCGTACCGGTCGTTCCCACCCTGCGGCTGCTCGCGGGCGGCGGGGCCCCGAAGCCGCCCGAGATCTACCACTCCGTCGTACGGGAGATGGGTGTGCAGCTCACCCACGGGTACGGCATGACGGAGGTCCCGATGATCACGATGGGGGCGCCGGACGACTCGGTGGAGAACCTGGCGACGACGGAGGGGCGGCCGCCGGCCGGGATGGAGATACGGATCGCGGAGGACGGGGAGGTGCGGTTGCGGGGCGAGGCCGTGTGCCGGGGGTATCTGGATCCGGCGCAGTCGGCGGCGGCCTTCGACGCGGACGGGTTCTTCGTCACGGGCGACCTCGGGCAGGTCACCGACAGCGGCCATCTGGTGCTGACCGGACGGCTCAAGGACGTCATCATCCGCAAGGGCGAGAACATCTCGGCGAAGGAGATAGAGGACCTGCTGCACCGGCATCCGGCCGTCCAGGACGTGGCGGTGATCGGGCTGCCGGACGCGGAACGGGGGGAACGGGTCTGCGCGGTGGTCGAACAGCCGCCGGGGGCCGACCCCCTGACGCTGACGGACGTCACCGACTGGCTGCGCGCGGAAGGGCTGTCCGTCCACAAGCTGCCGGAGCAGGTGGAGTTGGTGGACGCCCTTCCGCGCAACGAGACCCTGCGGAAGGTGCTCAAGTACAAGCTGCGCGAACGCTACTCATGA
- a CDS encoding SCO4402 family protein has protein sequence MTVQGPETPSRRGRRSSTMGDMPLNDMPWWRWRSNVRSALHMLSDPAFQQNVWLAGVDGYGDVTDAVYRLVEDTWLDNWSAEKYVGTIFRDAQEAALVDTAVLRVLRIMHQVGPDAPVSAYVDHEAWPEAVRAAREAHVRLSASDGEDPDTPPRTLEVLRIMTRAA, from the coding sequence ATGACCGTCCAAGGTCCGGAGACCCCTTCCCGTCGCGGGCGTCGCTCATCCACCATGGGCGACATGCCACTGAACGACATGCCGTGGTGGCGCTGGCGCAGCAATGTGCGCTCCGCGCTGCACATGCTCTCCGACCCGGCGTTCCAGCAGAACGTCTGGCTGGCCGGTGTCGACGGGTACGGGGACGTCACCGACGCCGTGTACCGCCTGGTCGAGGACACCTGGCTGGACAACTGGTCCGCCGAGAAATACGTGGGCACGATCTTCCGGGACGCCCAGGAGGCGGCCCTCGTCGACACCGCCGTGCTGCGCGTGCTGCGGATCATGCACCAGGTCGGCCCGGACGCGCCGGTCTCCGCGTACGTCGACCACGAGGCCTGGCCCGAGGCCGTCCGCGCCGCCCGCGAGGCCCACGTACGCCTCTCGGCGAGCGACGGGGAGGACCCGGACACGCCGCCGCGCACCCTTGAGGTGCTGCGGATCATGACGCGGGCGGCGTAG
- the purU gene encoding formyltetrahydrofolate deformylase: MNAQSTRAAAPADQYVLTLACPDKQGIVHAVSSYLFMTGCNIEDSQQFGDHDTGLFFMRVHFSAEAPVSVEKLRASFTAIGDAFQMDWQINRADEKMRIVLMVSKFGHCLNDLLFRASIGALPVEIAAVVSNHTDFAELVGSYDIPFHHIPVTKDTKAQAEARVLEIVREENVELVVLARYMQVLSDDLCKQLSGRIINIHHSFLPSFKGAKPYHQAHTRGVKLIGATAHYVTADLDEGPIIEQEVERVGHGVTPEGLVAVGRDVECQALARAVKWHAERRILMNGRRTVVFA; the protein is encoded by the coding sequence ATGAACGCGCAGTCCACCCGAGCCGCGGCGCCCGCCGACCAGTACGTCCTCACCCTCGCCTGCCCGGACAAGCAGGGCATCGTGCACGCCGTGTCGAGCTACCTCTTCATGACCGGCTGCAACATCGAGGACAGCCAGCAGTTCGGCGACCACGACACGGGTCTGTTCTTCATGCGCGTCCACTTCTCGGCGGAGGCGCCGGTGAGTGTGGAGAAGCTGCGGGCCAGTTTCACGGCGATCGGTGACGCCTTCCAGATGGACTGGCAGATCAACCGGGCCGACGAGAAGATGCGCATCGTCCTGATGGTCAGCAAGTTCGGGCACTGTCTGAACGACCTGCTCTTCCGGGCGAGCATCGGGGCGCTGCCGGTGGAGATCGCGGCCGTGGTCTCCAACCACACCGACTTCGCCGAGCTGGTGGGGTCGTACGACATCCCCTTCCACCACATCCCGGTCACCAAGGACACCAAGGCGCAGGCCGAGGCGCGGGTGCTGGAGATCGTGCGCGAGGAGAACGTCGAGCTGGTCGTTCTGGCGCGCTACATGCAGGTCCTCTCGGACGACCTCTGCAAGCAGCTGAGCGGCCGCATCATCAACATCCACCACTCCTTCCTGCCGAGCTTCAAGGGCGCGAAGCCGTACCACCAGGCGCACACGCGCGGTGTGAAGCTGATCGGGGCGACGGCGCACTATGTCACCGCCGACCTCGACGAGGGGCCGATCATCGAGCAGGAGGTCGAGCGGGTGGGGCACGGCGTGACGCCCGAGGGGCTCGTCGCGGTCGGGCGGGATGTGGAGTGCCAGGCGCTGGCGCGGGCCGTCAAGTGGCATGCGGAGCGGCGGATCCTGATGAACGGGCGACGGACGGTCGTCTTCGCGTAG
- a CDS encoding EF-hand domain-containing protein, producing MVSSEYERRIAARFATFDQDGNGWIDREDFSAASKAVLNEFGTTARSDKGQALYGGAEAFWQGMAGIADRDGDQRITRDEFVNGAVKRLRDNPDRFAEIARPFLHAALAVADTDGDGRATVEETARVLKALGAPEEVATAAAATLDTDADGKVDEVEVVTAFARYFTVPE from the coding sequence ATGGTCAGCAGCGAGTACGAGCGCCGGATCGCCGCCCGGTTCGCCACCTTCGACCAGGACGGCAACGGCTGGATCGACCGCGAGGACTTCAGCGCGGCGAGCAAGGCGGTTCTCAACGAGTTCGGCACCACCGCCCGTTCGGACAAGGGCCAGGCCCTGTACGGCGGCGCCGAAGCCTTCTGGCAGGGTATGGCCGGAATAGCGGACCGGGACGGCGACCAGCGCATCACCCGGGACGAGTTCGTGAACGGCGCGGTCAAGCGACTGCGCGACAACCCCGACCGTTTCGCCGAGATCGCCCGCCCCTTCCTGCACGCGGCCCTCGCCGTCGCGGACACCGACGGGGACGGAAGGGCCACGGTCGAGGAGACCGCCCGGGTCCTCAAGGCCCTCGGCGCACCCGAGGAGGTCGCCACCGCGGCCGCCGCCACCCTCGACACCGACGCCGACGGCAAGGTGGACGAGGTGGAGGTCGTGACCGCGTTCGCGCGCTACTTCACCGTGCCCGAGTAA
- a CDS encoding amidohydrolase family protein, with the protein MAELPRIISVDDHVIEPAHLFDTWLPEKYRDRGPKPLTAGIGELAYVAGKYQITMDPDGQQTDWWIYEDLKFPYKRNIAAVGFDRDEMTLEGITREEMRRGCWDPKARLADMDLNHVEASLCFPTFPRFCGQTFAEAHDKEVALACVRAYNDWMVEEWCGDSGGRLIPLCLIPLWDIDLAVEEIKRNAARGVRAVTFSEIPTYLGLPSIHSGYWDPFFAVCQETGTVVNMHIGSSSQMPAASPDAPPAVQASLSFNNAMASMMDFLFSGVLVKFPRLKLAYSEGQMGWIPYALERADDVWEEHRAWGGVRDLIPEPPSTYYYRQMFCCFFRDKHGIASLDVVGRDNATFETDYPHVDSTFPHTKEVALDHVKGLDDETVYKLMRGNAIRMLDLDFDK; encoded by the coding sequence ATGGCCGAACTGCCCCGCATCATCAGCGTCGACGACCATGTGATCGAACCCGCGCACCTCTTCGACACCTGGCTGCCGGAGAAGTACCGCGACCGGGGCCCGAAGCCCCTCACCGCCGGGATCGGCGAACTCGCGTACGTGGCGGGCAAGTACCAGATCACGATGGACCCGGACGGGCAGCAGACCGACTGGTGGATCTACGAGGATCTGAAGTTCCCGTACAAGCGGAACATCGCGGCCGTCGGGTTCGACCGGGACGAGATGACGCTGGAGGGGATCACCCGGGAGGAGATGCGGCGCGGCTGCTGGGACCCGAAGGCGCGGCTGGCGGACATGGACCTCAACCACGTCGAGGCCTCGCTCTGCTTCCCGACCTTTCCGCGTTTCTGCGGGCAGACCTTCGCCGAGGCGCACGACAAGGAAGTGGCTCTGGCCTGTGTGCGCGCGTACAACGACTGGATGGTCGAGGAGTGGTGCGGCGACAGCGGCGGCCGGCTGATCCCGCTCTGCCTGATCCCCCTGTGGGACATCGACCTCGCGGTCGAGGAGATCAAGCGGAACGCCGCCCGGGGCGTCCGGGCCGTCACCTTCTCCGAGATCCCCACCTATCTCGGGCTGCCCTCCATCCACTCCGGCTACTGGGACCCCTTCTTCGCGGTCTGCCAGGAGACGGGGACGGTCGTCAACATGCACATCGGATCCAGCTCCCAGATGCCGGCCGCCTCCCCCGACGCGCCCCCCGCCGTACAGGCCTCGCTCTCCTTCAACAACGCGATGGCCTCGATGATGGACTTCCTCTTCAGCGGGGTCCTGGTGAAGTTCCCGCGCCTCAAACTCGCCTACAGCGAGGGCCAGATGGGGTGGATCCCCTATGCCCTGGAGCGCGCCGACGACGTCTGGGAGGAGCACCGCGCCTGGGGCGGGGTGCGCGACCTGATCCCCGAGCCGCCGTCGACGTACTACTACCGGCAGATGTTCTGCTGCTTCTTCCGCGACAAGCACGGGATCGCCTCGCTGGACGTGGTCGGCCGCGACAACGCGACCTTCGAGACCGACTACCCGCACGTCGACTCGACCTTCCCGCACACCAAGGAGGTCGCCCTCGACCATGTGAAGGGCCTCGACGACGAGACCGTCTACAAGCTCATGCGCGGCAACGCGATCCGCATGCTCGACCTGGACTTCGACAAGTGA